The Armatimonadota bacterium nucleotide sequence CCGCGCAGCCCCAGGCCTGCATCAGCGCAGGCATCCGCGCCTACCCCACCTGGGACATCGGCGGGAAGCGCTATGAGGGCTTCCTCAGCCTGGACGAGCTGGCCCGCCTCTCCGGCTATCCACCGCCAGGGGGAGGGCAATGATGTATATGGCCGCCAGAATACGTTGGAGGCCTGATAGGCACCGTGCGGCCAGGTGCTACGCTGAACTAAGGGGTGAGGGCGATGAAGGCGGCGGCTTCCGCGGGAAAGCAACGGAGGGAGAAAGTGCGCCCCCAGGACTTCGCCGGGATCTGCGGCATCTACTGGGAGGGCAGCGCCTGGTACGATGTCCTCCCAGCGGAGTGTGCCACGCAGGAGGAGGTGGACCTGGGCAAGTTCTGCCCGGTCTACGCCTGCGCCAGGGAACGCGGTGTCCCCCACTGCGGCGTCTGCACCGACTTTCCCTGCCACCTGCTGGTGAACCTGGCGGCGCAGAGCGGAGGCAACGACCTGCGCATTGAGTCGGCGGCGCGGCGCGCCCAGGTGGGCGACAAGGCCTGGGCGGACTGGGCCCGCGACCAGAAGCTCTGGCTCACCGCCTTCTGCCCGCTGCGCAACCAGCCGCTGCGCCCGGCCTGATCGTCCCGTCCCCCTCGCCGTAGCCTCTCGTCCGAGAGGGGCGTCCCCGCCAGGTCAGCTGACCGGGCCCGGAGGCTGCAGCGGCAGGGCGAACCCGAAGGTGCTGCCCCCACCCGGACGGCTGCGAGCCCAGACACGGCCCCCGTGGGACTCGACCAGGGCCTTCACGATGGTCAGGCCCAGCCCCGCGCCCCCCGTCGTCCGGGCGCGCGAGCGATCCACCCGGTAGAAGCGCTCGAAGACGTACGGCAGCTCCTCCTCCGGGATACCGGGACCGGAGTCGCTTACCTCCACCACACCCTCGGTGGCATCGCGCCGCACGGCAACGGCCACGCCGCCACCCTCCGTGTAGCGCAGTGCGTTGGACAGCAAGTTTTGCAGGACCTGGGCGATGCGGTCGCGATCGGCGACCACGGGAAGGGCACCCGCGGCGTGCACCGTCAGCGCAATCCCCTTCTCCTCGGCCAGCGGCCGGGAGAGCTCCACCACCTCACGGGCCAGGGCGGCCAGGTCTGTAACCCGCCGATCCAGCGGGAGCTGCCCCTGCTGCGCCAGGGAGAGGTCGCGCAGGTCGCGCACCAGGCGGGTCAGCACCCGGATCTGCGCGTGCAGCGAGGCCAGACGATCAGGTGACGTCTCCACCACGCCGTCCAGCATCCCCTCCACGTTGGCCTGGAGGACGGCAAGCGGGGTCCCCAGCTCGTGGGCGATGTCGGCAAGCAACCGGCGCCGGGCCTCCTCCGCGCGGCGCAGGTCCGCAGCCATGGCATTGAACGTACGGGCCAGCTCCCCCAGCTCGTCGTCGCCTTCTGCCGGCACCGTGGAGGTCAGGTCTCCCGCCCCGATGCGCCCGGCGGCGTCCGCCAGTCGCCGCAGCGGAGCGGTGATGCGGCGCGCCGTCAGCGTCCCCACCACCGCAGCCAGGACCGCGCCGGCCAGGGCCGCCAGCCAGGTGGCGCGGCGTACATCCGCCAGCAGCCGCCGCTCCGGGGCGCCCATCATCTGCGTCATCATCTGGCGCATGCCCGGCATGGGCATCCCCGATGCGTGCCGCAGGTAGGTGTCGACACGCTGCGCCGTCAGCCTGGCGCTGATCAGCCCCACCGCGGCCACGGACAGCCAGGCCGCCGCCACCATGGCCAGGACCAGCCGCCAGCGCAGGCTACTCACGGGAGGCCTCAGCCAAGCGATAGCCCACGCGGTGCACGGTGAGGATGTAGCGGGGATGCCTGGGGTCGGGCTCCAGCTTCTGCCGCAGGTTCTTGATGTGGGCGTCGATGGTGCGCTCGTACCCTTCGTAGGCGTAACCCTGCACCTGATCCAGCAGCTGCAGTCGGGTGAAGACACGCCCGGGGTGGCGGGCCAGGGTGAGGAGCAGGCGGAACTCGGTAGGGGTGAGGTGTAGCGGCGTCCCGCCGCGGAAGGCCTCCATCCGGGAGGGATCGATCTCCAGGTCCCCCACCCGCACCACCTCGCCCGGGGCCGCCTCCGTGCCCCGGGCGCGCCGCAGCACCGCGCGCACCCGGGCCACCAGTTCCCGCGGGCTGAAGGGTTTGGTGATGTAGTCGTCGGCGCCCAGCTCCAGACCCACCAGCTTGTCCGCCTCGTCGTCGCGAGCCGTGAGCATGATCACGGGGGTGGAGCCCTCCTGCCGGATGCGCCGGCAGACCTCCCACCCGTCCAGCCCGGGGAGCATCAGGTCCAGCAGGACGAGGTCGGGCCGCAGACGCCGGAACTCGTCCACGGCCCGTTGCCCCTCGGATGCCACCACCA carries:
- a CDS encoding DUF3795 domain-containing protein, which encodes MRPQDFAGICGIYWEGSAWYDVLPAECATQEEVDLGKFCPVYACARERGVPHCGVCTDFPCHLLVNLAAQSGGNDLRIESAARRAQVGDKAWADWARDQKLWLTAFCPLRNQPLRPA
- a CDS encoding HAMP domain-containing sensor histidine kinase encodes the protein MSSLRWRLVLAMVAAAWLSVAAVGLISARLTAQRVDTYLRHASGMPMPGMRQMMTQMMGAPERRLLADVRRATWLAALAGAVLAAVVGTLTARRITAPLRRLADAAGRIGAGDLTSTVPAEGDDELGELARTFNAMAADLRRAEEARRRLLADIAHELGTPLAVLQANVEGMLDGVVETSPDRLASLHAQIRVLTRLVRDLRDLSLAQQGQLPLDRRVTDLAALAREVVELSRPLAEEKGIALTVHAAGALPVVADRDRIAQVLQNLLSNALRYTEGGGVAVAVRRDATEGVVEVSDSGPGIPEEELPYVFERFYRVDRSRARTTGGAGLGLTIVKALVESHGGRVWARSRPGGGSTFGFALPLQPPGPVS
- a CDS encoding response regulator transcription factor; the encoded protein is MQGKTVLLVEDEAAIVDVVRRYLERDGYRVVVASEGQRAVDEFRRLRPDLVLLDLMLPGLDGWEVCRRIRQEGSTPVIMLTARDDEADKLVGLELGADDYITKPFSPRELVARVRAVLRRARGTEAAPGEVVRVGDLEIDPSRMEAFRGGTPLHLTPTEFRLLLTLARHPGRVFTRLQLLDQVQGYAYEGYERTIDAHIKNLRQKLEPDPRHPRYILTVHRVGYRLAEASRE